From the Anguilla anguilla isolate fAngAng1 chromosome 6, fAngAng1.pri, whole genome shotgun sequence genome, one window contains:
- the LOC118228925 gene encoding tripartite motif-containing protein 35-like: MASGSSLLEEELSCPVCFEIFRDPVVLSCSHSFCKACLQKNWEQKGSRECPVCRRRSSKDKPPLNLSLRNICESFLKERSQRAKAGSELLCSLHSEKLKLFCLEDEIPVCFVCQTSKKHANHTVRPVQEAAEEYKEKLRTALAPLQKKLKAFNEVKLVCDQTAEHIKSQAQRTESQIKMEFGKLQQFLKDEEAARIAALKQEEEQKSQMMKEKIEKMTEEISSLSEQIRAIEQELGAEDVSFLQVRPVQNLF; encoded by the exons ATGGCATCAGGATCTTCTCTCCTGGAAGAggagctctcctgtcctgtTTGCTTTGAAATCTTCAGGGATCCTGTTGTCCtgagttgcagtcacagcttctgtaaggcctgtctgcagaagaactgGGAACAGAAGGGATCTCGGGAGTGCCCAGtgtgcaggagaagatcttctAAGGATAAACCTCCCCTtaacctgtctctgaggaatATCTGTGAGTCGTTCTTAAAGGAGAGAAGTCAGAGAGCAAAAGCAGGATCTGAActgctctgcagtctgcacagtgagAAACTCAAACTGTTCTGTTTGGAGGATGAAATACCCGTCTGCTTTGTCtgccaaacttcaaaaaaacatgcaaaccaCACAGTGCGACCAGTTCAGGAGGCTGCAGAAGAGTATAAG GAGAAACTCAGGACTGCACTGGCTCCACTGCAGAAGAAGCTAAAAGCCTTTAATGAAGTTAAATTAGTCTGTGatcaaacagcagagcacatcaag AGCCAGGCCCAGCGCACAGAGAGCCAGATAAAGATGGAGTTTGGAAAACTTCAGCAGTTCCTAAAAGATGAAGAGGCAGCCAGGATCGCTGCACTGaagcaggaagaggagcagaagagtcagatgatgaaggaaaagattgagaagatgacagaagagatatcatccctttcagaacaaatcagagccatagaacaggagctgggagctgaagatgtctcattcctgcaggtaagacctgttcagaatttattttga
- the LOC118228880 gene encoding tripartite motif-containing protein 35-like isoform X2, with product MASGSSLLEEELSCPVCSEIFRDPVLLNCCHSFCKACLQQHWEQKGSQECPVCRRRSSMDPPRPNLSLRNICEAFLKERSQRAKAGSEELCSLHSEKLKLFCLVDQIPVCVACQTSTKHENHEVRPVQEVAEEYKEKLRTALAPLQEKLKAFNAEKLICDQTAEHIKSQAQHTERQIKMEFEKLQQFLKDEEAARITKLWEEEEQKSQMMKEKIEKMTEEISSLSEQIRAIEQELGAEDVSFLQSYKDTESRARCTLADLEKVSGALIDVAKHLGNLKYRVWEKMRGTVQYTPVTLDPNTAGPILSLSEDLTSVRRSGESQQVPDNPERFDVWRSVLGSEGFSSERHCWDVEVGFGGSWVVGVATESISRKGHVSLSPAGGVWGIRRRFLRYEALTSPYTPLIVQRKLQRVRVQLDWDRGEVSFSDPSDNTPLYTFKHSFTERVFPFFRPESLRICPLKVSVRVE from the exons ATGGCGTCTGGATCTTCTCTCCTGGAAGAggagctctcctgtcctgtgtgctctgaaatCTTCAGGGATCCTGTTCTCCTGAATTGCtgtcacagcttctgtaaggcctgtctgcagcagcaCTGGGAACAGAAGGGATCTCAGGAGTGCCCAGtgtgcaggagaagatcttctATGGATCCACCTCGCCCtaacctgtctctgaggaatATCTGTGAGGCTTTCTTAAAGGAGAGAAGTCAGAGAGCTAAAGCAGGATCTGAAGaactctgcagtctgcacagtgagAAACTCAAACTCTTCTGTTTGGTGGATCAAATACCCGTCTGCGTTGCCTGTCAGACTTCTACAAAGCATGAAAACCACGAAGTGCGACCAGTTCAGGAGGTTGCAGAAGAGTATAAG gagaaactcaggactgcactggctccactgcaggagaagctaAAAGCCTTTAATGCAGAAAAACTAATCTGTGatcaaacagcagagcacatcaag agccaggcccagcatacagagagacagataaagatggAGTTTGAAAAACTTCAGCAGTTCCTAAAAGATGAAGAGGCAGCCAGGATCACtaaactgtgggaggaagaagagcagaagagtcagatgatgaaggagaagatagagaagatgacagaagagatatcatccctttcagaacaaatcagagccatagaacaggagctgggagctgaagacgtctcattcctgcag AGTTACAAGGACACAGAAAGCAG agcCCGGTGCACACTGGCGGATCTAGAAAAGGTCTCAGGAGCGCTGATTGATGTGGCCAAGCACCTGGGCAATCTGAAgtacagagtgtgggagaagatgCGTGGGACTGTTCAATACA ctcctgtgactctggacccaaacacagcaggTCCCAtcctctcactgtctgaggatctgaccaGCGTGAGACGCAGTGGTGAGAGTCAGCAGGTTCCTgataatccagagagatttgatgTGTGGCGATctgtgctgggctctgagggaTTCAGCTCAGAGAGACACTGCTGGGATGTAGAAGTGGGGTTTGGAGGTTCctgggtggtgggtgtggctacagagtccATCAGCAGGAAAGGGCATGTGAGTCTGAGCCCAGCAGGAGGAGTGTGGGGTATACGGCGACGCTTTCTGCGTTATGAAGCCCTGACCTCCCCATATACACCCCTCATTGTGCAGAGGAAACTGCagagggtcagagtgcagctggactgggacaggggggaggtgtcattctctgaccccagtgacaacactcctctctacacttttaaacactccttCACTGAGAGAGTGTTTCCATTTTTCCGTCCTGAATCTCTGCGGATCTGTCCACTGAAAGTGTCTGTAAGAGTGGAATag
- the LOC118228880 gene encoding tripartite motif-containing protein 35-like isoform X1 gives MASGSSLLEEELSCPVCSEIFRDPVLLNCCHSFCKACLQQHWEQKGSQECPVCRRRSSMDPPRPNLSLRNICEAFLKERSQRAKAGSEELCSLHSEKLKLFCLVDQIPVCVACQTSTKHENHEVRPVQEVAEEYKEKLRTALAPLQEKLKAFNAEKLICDQTAEHIKSQAQHTERQIKMEFEKLQQFLKDEEAARITKLWEEEEQKSQMMKEKIEKMTEEISSLSEQIRAIEQELGAEDVSFLQSYKDTESRARCTLADLEKVSGALIDVAKHLGNLKYRVWEKMRGTVQYTRVILDPNTAHPNLSLSEDLTSVTWSDKRQQVPDNPERFDGGWLCVLGSEGFSSGRHCWEVEVGGDDWWAGVAKESFSRKGFADLTPAGGVWAIKQQIMDYVALTAPNSDHHVQRDLQRVRVQLDWDRGEVLFSDASDNTLLYTFKLSFTERVFPFFACNVGGSHLQVHPLKVSVAVG, from the exons ATGGCGTCTGGATCTTCTCTCCTGGAAGAggagctctcctgtcctgtgtgctctgaaatCTTCAGGGATCCTGTTCTCCTGAATTGCtgtcacagcttctgtaaggcctgtctgcagcagcaCTGGGAACAGAAGGGATCTCAGGAGTGCCCAGtgtgcaggagaagatcttctATGGATCCACCTCGCCCtaacctgtctctgaggaatATCTGTGAGGCTTTCTTAAAGGAGAGAAGTCAGAGAGCTAAAGCAGGATCTGAAGaactctgcagtctgcacagtgagAAACTCAAACTCTTCTGTTTGGTGGATCAAATACCCGTCTGCGTTGCCTGTCAGACTTCTACAAAGCATGAAAACCACGAAGTGCGACCAGTTCAGGAGGTTGCAGAAGAGTATAAG gagaaactcaggactgcactggctccactgcaggagaagctaAAAGCCTTTAATGCAGAAAAACTAATCTGTGatcaaacagcagagcacatcaag agccaggcccagcatacagagagacagataaagatggAGTTTGAAAAACTTCAGCAGTTCCTAAAAGATGAAGAGGCAGCCAGGATCACtaaactgtgggaggaagaagagcagaagagtcagatgatgaaggagaagatagagaagatgacagaagagatatcatccctttcagaacaaatcagagccatagaacaggagctgggagctgaagacgtctcattcctgcag AGTTACAAGGACACAGAAAGCAG agcCCGGTGCACACTGGCGGATCTAGAAAAGGTCTCAGGAGCGCTGATTGATGTGGCCAAGCACCTGGGCAATCTGAAgtacagagtgtgggagaagatgCGTGGGACTGTTCAATACA CTCGTGTGAttctggacccaaacacagcacatcccaacctctcactgtctgaggatctgaccaGTGTGACATGGAGTGATAAGAGACAGCAGGTTCCTgataatccagagagatttgatggggggtggttgtgtgtgctgggctctgagggattcagctcagggagacactgctgggAAGTAGAGGTGGGAGGTGATGACTGGTGGGCGGGTGTGGCTAAAGAGTCCTTCAGCAGGAAAGGGTTTGCGGATCTGACCCCAGCAGGAGGAGTGTGGGCTATAAAGCAGCAAATTATGGATTACGTAGCCCTGACCGCCCCAAATTCAGACCACCATGTGCAGAGGGATCTCCagagggtcagagtgcagctggactgggacaggggggaggtgttATTCTCTGACGCCAGTGACAACACTCTTCTCTACACTTTTAAACTCTCCTTTACTGAGAGAGTCTTTCCATTCTTTGCTTGTAATGTAGGAGGGTCACATTTGCAGGTTCATCCGCTGAAGGTATCTGTAGCAGTGGGATAG